Proteins found in one archaeon genomic segment:
- a CDS encoding exosome complex exonuclease Rrp41, protein MEPKKKLIDENGKRLDGRTWDQLRPIKLEVGVLKNADGSAYIEWGKNKIMAAVYGPKEVHPKHQVLSDRALLRSRYHMAPFSVDERKNPAPSRREIEISKVIREALQPAVIVEDYPRTAIEVWVEVLQSDGGSRVAGITAASLALADAGINMRDLVVGCSCGLIGEQVVADLDDTEDKEGNGDMPVAILPNLGEVSLLQVDGIYTRENFQKAFELAIEKGKEIYQMQKEALAKKYFGAGGMQMEQEEEAAA, encoded by the coding sequence ATGGAACCTAAGAAGAAGCTCATCGACGAGAACGGCAAGAGGCTCGACGGCCGGACCTGGGACCAGTTGAGGCCGATCAAGCTGGAGGTCGGCGTGCTCAAGAACGCAGACGGTTCGGCGTACATAGAGTGGGGAAAGAACAAGATCATGGCTGCTGTCTACGGGCCGAAGGAGGTGCACCCGAAGCACCAGGTCCTCTCTGACAGGGCACTACTGAGGAGCAGGTACCACATGGCGCCATTCTCGGTGGACGAGAGGAAGAACCCGGCACCTTCTAGGAGGGAGATCGAGATTTCGAAGGTAATACGCGAGGCGCTCCAGCCCGCGGTGATAGTCGAGGACTATCCGAGGACCGCGATAGAGGTCTGGGTCGAGGTCCTTCAGTCTGACGGAGGGTCGAGGGTGGCAGGGATCACCGCGGCGTCGCTCGCCCTGGCGGACGCGGGGATCAACATGCGCGACCTCGTGGTGGGGTGCTCGTGCGGGCTGATCGGAGAGCAGGTGGTGGCGGACCTGGACGACACTGAGGACAAGGAGGGGAACGGGGACATGCCGGTCGCTATCCTGCCCAACCTTGGCGAGGTCTCGCTGCTCCAGGTGGACGGGATCTACACGAGGGAGAACTTCCAGAAGGCCTTCGAGCTGGCCATCGAGAAGGGGAAGGAGATCTACCAGATGCAGAAGGAAGCCTTGGCCAAGAAGTACTTCGGCGCGGGCGGGATGCAGATGGAGCAGGAAGAGGAGGCTGCGGCTTAG
- a CDS encoding exosome complex protein Rrp42, whose protein sequence is MKKNYVVETIKRAQMAELIAQGKRMGDRGLEEHRPIKIETGVIPKANGSAKVSLGHSEVLAGVKIATGTPFPDTPDKGLLVVNTEILPMSSPFAEPGPPSEEAIELARVVDRGIRESEMVDLTKLCLIPGKTVVTVFVDVNIMNVDGNLFDAVSYAVVSALRTAKMKKYNVEADKVVATEEWIPVPVEKTPVSVTIARMGNALVVDPTSEEEGLMDMRITITTDDDGNVCASQKGEASTITPGEVLRAADISIAIGRKIREQILEATK, encoded by the coding sequence ATGAAGAAGAACTACGTCGTCGAGACGATAAAGCGCGCCCAGATGGCAGAGCTGATTGCGCAGGGCAAGAGGATGGGTGACAGGGGCCTGGAGGAGCACAGGCCGATAAAGATCGAGACGGGCGTCATACCGAAGGCGAACGGCTCGGCCAAGGTCAGCCTGGGGCACTCGGAGGTCCTGGCCGGGGTCAAGATTGCCACCGGAACTCCGTTCCCTGACACGCCCGACAAAGGGCTCCTAGTGGTCAACACCGAGATACTGCCGATGTCGTCCCCGTTCGCGGAGCCGGGGCCCCCGAGCGAGGAGGCGATCGAGCTCGCGAGGGTGGTCGACAGGGGGATCAGGGAGTCCGAGATGGTGGACCTCACCAAGCTTTGCCTCATCCCCGGAAAGACGGTGGTAACCGTCTTCGTGGACGTGAACATCATGAACGTGGACGGGAACCTCTTCGACGCGGTGAGCTACGCGGTCGTCTCCGCGCTGAGGACTGCGAAGATGAAGAAGTACAACGTAGAGGCGGACAAGGTGGTCGCGACCGAGGAGTGGATTCCGGTCCCGGTCGAGAAGACTCCGGTGTCCGTCACGATCGCGAGGATGGGAAACGCCCTTGTGGTCGACCCAACGTCTGAGGAGGAGGGCCTCATGGACATGAGGATCACGATTACGACCGACGACGACGGGAACGTGTGCGCGAGCCAGAAGGGAGAGGCGAGCACGATCACGCCGGGGGAAGTGCTGAGGGCGGCCGACATATCGATAGCCATAGGGCGCAAGATCAGGGAACAGATTTTGGAGGCCACGAAGTAA
- a CDS encoding gamma-glutamyl-gamma-aminobutyrate hydrolase family protein (Members of this family of hydrolases with an active site Cys residue belong to MEROPS family C26.), whose product MVRVLAVNNYPTEERFQRLVDCLSVNGADVSALSWESCSTKTFSKYSGVALSGSPDMMSKPSVQEKFSAEIEAVRDSSVPILGVCFGHQLMAHAFGSAVVEDRQHVLDFVSTNVLTPEGLFSSMPAKLLLLESRHEVVASLPAGFQLLARSETTEVAAMQHKGRPLYGVQSHPERYTKENPDGRDVVGNFVRLLR is encoded by the coding sequence ATGGTCAGGGTACTCGCAGTCAACAACTATCCGACCGAAGAGCGCTTCCAGCGGCTCGTCGACTGCCTATCAGTGAACGGGGCCGATGTCTCGGCCCTAAGCTGGGAAAGCTGCTCCACAAAGACCTTCTCGAAGTACAGCGGGGTCGCCCTCAGCGGCTCACCTGACATGATGTCGAAGCCATCCGTCCAGGAGAAGTTCAGCGCTGAGATTGAGGCGGTCAGAGATTCGTCGGTGCCGATCCTCGGAGTCTGCTTCGGGCACCAGCTCATGGCCCACGCGTTTGGCTCCGCGGTCGTGGAGGACCGCCAGCACGTCCTCGACTTTGTGAGCACCAACGTGCTGACGCCTGAGGGGCTCTTCTCGAGCATGCCCGCGAAGCTGCTCCTCCTCGAGTCGCGCCACGAGGTTGTAGCTTCACTTCCTGCGGGCTTCCAGCTCCTTGCACGCAGCGAGACCACGGAAGTCGCCGCCATGCAGCACAAGGGAAGGCCTCTCTACGGCGTGCAGTCCCACCCGGAGAGGTACACCAAGGAAAACCCGGACGGTAGGGATGTAGTCGGCAACTTTGTCCGGCTTCTCAGGTGA
- a CDS encoding gamma-glutamylcyclotransferase — protein sequence MDISKAIVFFYGSFMSPKVLRDQGLSREVGAMEVATLEGFDVVLSPNATLVPSTKGVVYGVLAELTVDEIDLLYSRGWLSDYKPISINAKKKDGQEVTASCYVAPLRQNASPKPDYVSLLVETAKSYCFPSWYVERLRKAGLNND from the coding sequence ATGGACATAAGCAAGGCCATCGTTTTCTTCTACGGTTCTTTCATGTCTCCGAAAGTCCTTCGGGACCAAGGGCTAAGCAGAGAAGTGGGGGCGATGGAGGTTGCTACTCTCGAAGGATTCGATGTCGTTCTCTCTCCGAACGCGACCCTGGTGCCTTCAACGAAGGGCGTGGTGTACGGTGTCCTGGCGGAACTGACAGTCGACGAGATTGACCTCCTTTACTCCCGGGGATGGCTCAGTGATTACAAACCGATATCCATCAATGCGAAAAAGAAAGATGGGCAAGAAGTGACCGCGTCCTGCTATGTTGCTCCTTTACGCCAGAACGCCTCTCCTAAGCCAGACTACGTGAGCCTCTTGGTCGAAACCGCGAAATCCTATTGCTTTCCTTCTTGGTACGTCGAAAGACTGAGAAAAGCGGGGCTTAACAATGACTGA
- a CDS encoding ribosome assembly factor SBDS produces MSFGHGGGEFKPRTKGPSKFTTVKLTIAGEHYEILVNPDAALSFKQGRDVEPSQVIAVDEVYSDSGKGLRAGSEKLKLNFGTDDHAMAALEVLKRGELNLTQEQRKRLTEEKRKAVIATISKNFVDPRTSLPHPPLRIEQAMQEARVAIDPFQDANEQTKSVIEKLRTILPMKSEKVKLQVRVAAQYSGQTIGVLKNFGEILKEDWGADGTLSAIVEIPAGGQPGLLDRLGSTTKGAAQVTVIK; encoded by the coding sequence TTGAGCTTCGGGCACGGAGGCGGAGAGTTCAAGCCAAGGACCAAGGGGCCCTCGAAGTTCACTACCGTCAAGCTCACCATCGCAGGGGAGCACTACGAGATACTCGTCAACCCAGACGCGGCCCTGAGCTTCAAGCAGGGCAGGGATGTCGAGCCATCGCAGGTCATCGCTGTCGACGAGGTTTACTCCGACTCCGGGAAGGGACTGAGGGCGGGGAGCGAGAAGCTGAAGCTGAACTTCGGGACGGACGACCACGCAATGGCGGCGCTCGAGGTGCTGAAGCGTGGAGAGCTGAACCTGACCCAGGAACAGAGGAAGAGGCTCACGGAGGAGAAAAGGAAGGCGGTCATAGCGACAATCTCAAAGAACTTCGTGGACCCCAGGACCTCGCTCCCTCACCCGCCGCTGAGGATCGAGCAGGCGATGCAAGAGGCGAGGGTCGCGATAGACCCGTTCCAGGACGCCAACGAGCAGACGAAGTCGGTAATCGAGAAGCTCAGGACCATCCTGCCCATGAAGTCGGAGAAGGTGAAGCTGCAGGTCAGGGTCGCGGCGCAGTATTCGGGGCAGACGATAGGGGTCCTCAAGAACTTCGGAGAAATCCTCAAGGAGGATTGGGGGGCAGACGGGACACTTTCAGCAATAGTAGAAATACCCGCTGGCGGACAGCCCGGCCTGCTGGACAGGCTCGGTTCGACGACGAAGGGCGCTGCCCAGGTTACAGTAATCAAGTGA
- a CDS encoding KH domain-containing protein, giving the protein MVERRQVTPGEVIASGNYQYGPFIEKRGEQYIALRVGVAEVSTEGLRLSPASGPYIPRAEDQVIGKVKDLNGFGWVVDINSFFDGFLPASFVFGRDFSPATHDLASKFALGDMIGARIESFERLRDPQLSIRGEGYGKIPTGEIVKISPTRVPRVIGKRGAMINMIMEATGSDIQVGQNGVVIVNGPPEGVTKAVKAIGLIDRGAAGSDLVARVQEIIGGSQNGT; this is encoded by the coding sequence ATGGTAGAGAGAAGACAGGTTACGCCAGGGGAGGTAATAGCCAGTGGGAACTATCAGTACGGGCCATTCATCGAGAAGAGGGGCGAGCAGTACATCGCGCTGAGGGTCGGCGTGGCTGAGGTGAGCACTGAGGGGCTGAGGCTCAGCCCGGCTTCGGGACCTTACATCCCGAGGGCTGAGGACCAGGTCATCGGGAAGGTGAAAGACCTGAACGGGTTCGGCTGGGTCGTCGACATCAATTCGTTCTTCGACGGCTTCCTTCCGGCTTCGTTCGTCTTCGGGAGAGACTTCTCCCCGGCGACCCACGACCTGGCGTCGAAGTTCGCGCTGGGGGACATGATAGGGGCGAGGATCGAGTCGTTCGAGAGGCTGAGGGACCCGCAGCTGAGCATCAGGGGGGAGGGGTACGGGAAGATCCCGACGGGAGAAATCGTTAAGATATCACCGACGAGGGTCCCCCGAGTAATCGGAAAGAGAGGAGCGATGATCAACATGATTATGGAAGCCACGGGGAGCGACATCCAGGTCGGGCAGAACGGAGTCGTGATAGTCAACGGGCCGCCGGAAGGGGTTACAAAGGCTGTGAAGGCGATCGGGCTCATCGACCGGGGCGCCGCCGGCTCAGACCTCGTCGCGAGGGTGCAAGAGATCATAGGGGGAAGCCAGAATGGAACCTAA
- a CDS encoding deoxyribonuclease IV, with protein MLPIEPQVGLHLSIEKSLDLAFDRAEEVGATTFQIFTRNPRTWKFKELTAEQVSAFRSRRKKAGTRSVVAHMPYLPNLASPFAGIMKPSRATLKEEVSRCDELGIDFLVTHLGSHLGAGTMVGVKNVAEAINKALAESGGATTVLLENMAGQKNSVGSSFDELKLILDRVREEHRVAVCLDLCHAFASGFDLTSSAAVENTMSLFDDAVGVDKLRVVHLNDSKGPLGGNLDRHEFVGEGKIGKKGMRAFLRYRGIRERPLIMETPFEDVEGMRRSLRTVRSLLA; from the coding sequence ATGTTGCCCATCGAGCCGCAGGTAGGGCTCCACCTTTCGATTGAGAAGTCGCTGGACCTGGCGTTTGACCGAGCTGAGGAGGTCGGGGCGACGACCTTCCAGATCTTCACCAGGAACCCGCGGACGTGGAAGTTCAAGGAGCTGACGGCAGAGCAGGTAAGTGCTTTCAGGTCGCGCAGGAAGAAGGCAGGGACCAGATCCGTGGTCGCCCACATGCCCTACCTTCCAAACCTCGCCTCGCCCTTCGCGGGGATAATGAAGCCCAGCAGGGCTACTCTGAAGGAGGAGGTCAGCAGATGCGACGAGCTAGGGATCGACTTCCTGGTGACCCACCTGGGCAGCCACCTCGGCGCTGGAACAATGGTGGGGGTCAAGAACGTGGCCGAGGCGATCAACAAGGCGTTGGCTGAGAGCGGTGGGGCGACGACGGTCCTCCTCGAGAACATGGCCGGCCAGAAGAACAGCGTGGGCTCGAGCTTCGACGAACTGAAGCTGATCCTCGACCGCGTCAGGGAGGAGCACAGGGTGGCAGTCTGTCTTGACCTCTGCCACGCTTTCGCCTCTGGGTTCGACCTGACCAGCTCGGCGGCTGTGGAGAACACGATGAGCCTGTTCGACGATGCGGTCGGAGTGGACAAGCTGCGGGTCGTTCACCTCAACGACTCCAAGGGCCCGCTGGGGGGAAACCTTGACCGGCACGAATTCGTGGGCGAGGGCAAGATTGGGAAGAAGGGCATGCGAGCCTTCCTACGCTACAGGGGGATCAGGGAACGCCCCCTCATCATGGAGACGCCCTTCGAGGACGTCGAAGGAATGCGAAGGAGCCTCAGGACGGTGCGGTCGCTCCTCGCCTGA
- a CDS encoding Lrp/AsnC family transcriptional regulator: protein MPSKKRPKASLASDSVNEEPELDDLDLRILDTLGRNPRISMSELAKNVRMSRPAVVERVRRMESKGVISGWRVDFNPAKLGLPLTCYIRIRPLQGHLSTIANLVRELPQVVECHRITGEDCFLVKANVSSVGALELIIDRFLPYGQTTTSIVQSSPVPVRLPPLPELEVSSKQKRS from the coding sequence ATGCCTTCAAAAAAGAGGCCGAAAGCCTCCCTTGCCTCCGATTCGGTGAACGAGGAGCCCGAATTGGATGATTTGGACCTACGGATATTGGATACCCTTGGACGCAATCCCCGTATTTCCATGTCTGAACTCGCGAAGAACGTGCGGATGTCCAGGCCCGCCGTCGTCGAACGCGTCCGGAGGATGGAAAGCAAAGGGGTAATCAGCGGTTGGAGAGTCGACTTCAATCCCGCAAAATTAGGGCTTCCGCTTACATGCTACATCAGGATTAGACCTCTCCAGGGCCATCTTTCTACGATTGCGAATCTGGTGCGCGAACTTCCGCAAGTCGTGGAGTGCCATCGCATTACGGGTGAGGATTGTTTTCTAGTCAAAGCGAATGTGTCGTCAGTCGGTGCCTTGGAATTGATCATAGATCGTTTCCTTCCGTACGGACAGACCACCACTTCGATCGTCCAATCTTCGCCGGTTCCGGTTCGACTGCCGCCACTACCAGAACTTGAGGTGTCATCCAAGCAAAAACGGTCGTAG
- a CDS encoding cysteine synthase family protein has translation MDATPAPSSDVDAGVLRSIGNTPLFRLQKMPASNGAEIWAKWEAANPTGSMKDRMALSMVEGAEKRGQLKSGGKVVEYTGGSTGSSLAMICAAKGYRAHFVSSDAFAEEKLATMRALGAAVEVVPSESRKATPELFKTMIERARELSEEPNTFWTDQFNNPDNKAGYHKMADEILRQVGGFDAFVMCAGTGGCFSGNAEVFKDRMGAVKCVAVEPASSRHLSGGPVGGHRIEGIGPGFIPKVMRMDLVDEIISVTDEDAYSTARELAKSEGVFAGISSGANVFAALQVARKLGPGHRIATVIVDSGLRYLGGDLFRQ, from the coding sequence ATGGATGCGACACCGGCTCCCTCGAGTGATGTGGATGCAGGCGTGCTTCGATCCATCGGCAATACTCCTCTGTTTCGCCTGCAAAAGATGCCTGCGTCGAATGGCGCAGAAATCTGGGCAAAGTGGGAGGCCGCCAATCCCACTGGTAGCATGAAAGACCGAATGGCGCTATCTATGGTTGAAGGAGCAGAAAAGAGAGGGCAGTTGAAATCCGGGGGCAAAGTTGTCGAATACACTGGGGGTAGCACTGGCAGTTCGTTGGCAATGATTTGCGCAGCCAAGGGTTATCGCGCGCATTTTGTTTCTTCAGACGCATTCGCCGAAGAAAAGCTCGCGACCATGCGGGCCCTAGGAGCAGCAGTCGAGGTTGTTCCTAGCGAAAGTCGAAAGGCCACGCCTGAGTTGTTCAAGACCATGATAGAGAGGGCGAGGGAACTCTCCGAGGAGCCTAACACTTTCTGGACGGACCAGTTCAACAATCCAGACAACAAGGCCGGATACCATAAGATGGCGGATGAGATACTGAGACAAGTCGGCGGTTTCGACGCGTTCGTGATGTGTGCGGGAACTGGCGGTTGTTTTTCAGGAAATGCCGAGGTATTCAAAGACCGCATGGGTGCGGTGAAATGTGTGGCAGTAGAACCTGCATCGTCTCGCCATCTGTCGGGTGGACCCGTCGGGGGTCACCGAATTGAAGGAATAGGGCCAGGATTCATCCCGAAGGTGATGAGAATGGACCTCGTTGATGAGATTATCTCCGTTACAGATGAGGATGCCTACAGCACAGCTCGAGAACTCGCGAAGTCTGAAGGAGTCTTCGCAGGAATCTCGTCTGGAGCCAATGTCTTTGCTGCACTTCAGGTAGCCAGGAAACTGGGCCCCGGACACAGAATAGCGACCGTCATCGTGGACTCTGGTCTCAGGTATCTTGGGGGCGACCTTTTTCGCCAGTGA
- a CDS encoding archaeal proteasome endopeptidase complex subunit alpha: protein MFAPSAGYDRAITIFSPDGRLYQVEYALETVRRGSLAVGIKTKQGIVLAVEEKGRKLQSDDSVIKMFQIDDHLGAVGAGYIPDARIQVDSARVMAQSNRLIYDEPVDIEAIAKRIADMNQQYTQYAGVRPFGVSLVIAGVDETNGPVVYLADPTGTYSGFHAIAIGQGSDQVNDYLEKNYSMDLSLDAAITLAIECIYLVSEDKAGTAHIKVSVVDAQSKKWRRLLEQEIAKNASMAKTKSDKPPAKSS, encoded by the coding sequence ATGTTTGCACCTTCGGCAGGATACGACCGGGCCATCACGATTTTCTCGCCCGACGGAAGGTTGTATCAGGTCGAATACGCCCTCGAGACCGTACGCAGAGGCAGCCTTGCGGTCGGGATAAAGACCAAGCAAGGCATAGTGCTTGCCGTAGAAGAGAAGGGCAGGAAGCTCCAGAGCGATGACTCTGTCATCAAGATGTTCCAGATCGACGACCACTTAGGAGCGGTCGGAGCCGGATACATCCCTGACGCGAGGATTCAGGTGGACAGCGCGAGAGTCATGGCCCAGAGCAACAGGCTGATCTACGACGAGCCGGTCGACATCGAAGCAATCGCCAAGAGGATAGCTGACATGAATCAGCAGTACACGCAGTATGCCGGCGTGAGGCCTTTCGGAGTCTCCCTCGTGATTGCAGGCGTCGATGAGACCAACGGGCCTGTGGTCTATCTGGCCGACCCGACGGGGACGTATTCGGGGTTCCACGCGATCGCCATAGGTCAGGGTAGCGACCAGGTAAACGACTACCTTGAGAAGAACTACAGCATGGACCTTTCGCTGGACGCTGCCATCACACTTGCCATCGAGTGCATCTATCTCGTGAGCGAGGACAAGGCCGGAACCGCGCACATCAAGGTCTCGGTCGTGGACGCCCAGTCCAAGAAGTGGCGCCGCCTCCTCGAGCAAGAGATAGCAAAGAACGCCTCAATGGCAAAGACGAAGTCCGACAAGCCCCCAGCCAAGAGCTCCTAG
- a CDS encoding 50S ribosomal protein L37: MPKAKESIRGLGAKYGGTLRKRYARIFRTLKAARECPSCSSMRLRRESSGIWKCKSCGYTVAGGAYDLAQARSR; the protein is encoded by the coding sequence ATGCCAAAGGCCAAGGAGAGCATCCGCGGCCTGGGGGCCAAGTACGGGGGGACGCTCAGGAAGAGGTACGCTAGGATCTTCAGGACCTTGAAGGCGGCCAGGGAGTGCCCGTCGTGCTCCAGCATGAGGCTGAGGCGGGAGTCTTCAGGGATCTGGAAGTGCAAGTCCTGCGGTTATACCGTCGCCGGAGGGGCCTACGACCTTGCGCAGGCAAGGTCAAGGTAA
- a CDS encoding GNAT family N-acetyltransferase, with translation MFRIVHAETKGQIRTARDLFSEYGKSLGIDLSFQNFEEELNSLPGDYSPPNGVLLIALLDGEPAGCVALRKLGADGKVCELKRLYVRPKFRGRSLGRRLAESVIAEASRLRYEVMRLDTLRTMNEAIMLYTSLGFRETAPYRYNPIEGTRFFELDLQNE, from the coding sequence ATGTTCAGAATAGTGCACGCCGAGACAAAAGGTCAGATTAGAACCGCTCGAGACCTTTTTTCAGAATACGGGAAGTCGCTAGGGATCGATCTCTCATTTCAGAACTTCGAGGAAGAACTCAATTCCCTTCCGGGGGATTACTCCCCACCTAATGGCGTTCTGCTGATTGCACTGCTTGATGGAGAACCTGCGGGCTGCGTCGCTCTGAGGAAACTTGGAGCAGATGGAAAGGTTTGCGAGCTGAAGCGGCTCTACGTGAGACCAAAATTCAGAGGTCGTTCTCTTGGAAGGAGGCTTGCAGAAAGCGTAATCGCTGAAGCAAGTCGCTTGCGATACGAAGTGATGCGCCTTGACACGCTGAGGACCATGAATGAAGCTATCATGCTTTACACATCTCTTGGTTTCAGGGAAACGGCTCCATACAGGTACAACCCGATTGAAGGAACCCGCTTCTTCGAATTGGACCTTCAAAACGAATAG
- a CDS encoding GIY-YIG nuclease family protein, whose protein sequence is MTDEILFLIRRCAEFIPKEKRSILPRARGIYVLMKKGHGDSFHVIYVGMSDSDIHGRLNAHARSSRKGDAWDYFSVFEIWDNIPEDMIRELEGLLRYIYRKDPSANIFNLQGGYKRLRRLRVPIQDWKKG, encoded by the coding sequence TTGACCGATGAGATTCTATTCCTCATAAGGCGATGTGCTGAGTTCATCCCAAAAGAGAAAAGGAGCATTCTTCCGAGAGCCAGGGGAATCTACGTTCTGATGAAGAAGGGACACGGAGACTCTTTTCATGTTATTTACGTCGGGATGTCAGACTCGGACATTCACGGCCGACTCAATGCTCATGCTCGAAGTAGTAGAAAGGGCGACGCCTGGGATTACTTTTCGGTTTTCGAAATCTGGGATAACATACCCGAGGACATGATAAGGGAGCTCGAGGGTCTGTTGAGATACATCTACAGGAAGGACCCCAGTGCCAACATCTTCAACCTACAGGGAGGTTACAAGAGACTCAGACGTCTGAGGGTTCCCATCCAGGATTGGAAAAAGGGCTAG
- a CDS encoding EamA family transporter has product MGRAKLSKGHAKVPTHLIFVTSSVFHYLGPSFAVILFGYLPVLGVAWLRIATAAATFAIWRKPWRTVLHPLRIGEISGCVGLGATFAAMNSFFYLAISRIPLATVGAIEFLAPVAMAAAGVRSLRNLVALSAASLGAFSLSEIQLSQEPLALAFALANCALFGCYIALGHRFAQQGSSTGINRVGLSMMFALVFMTPVGISGASSFLQPVLLAAGIGVGICSSVLSYVLDQFAMSRLPRATFALLLSILPAMATIIGAVVLRQLPTPGQLVGILLIIGGVAFHQPMRDSPGANT; this is encoded by the coding sequence ATGGGAAGAGCGAAGCTGTCGAAGGGTCACGCGAAGGTTCCGACGCACTTGATATTTGTCACAAGCTCGGTCTTTCACTACCTCGGTCCCTCATTTGCGGTCATCCTCTTCGGTTATCTGCCTGTCCTGGGGGTGGCATGGCTTAGGATCGCGACCGCCGCCGCGACTTTTGCAATTTGGAGGAAGCCGTGGCGAACGGTTCTCCACCCATTAAGAATTGGTGAAATCTCTGGATGCGTCGGACTCGGGGCCACCTTCGCGGCCATGAACTCCTTCTTCTACCTCGCAATCTCGAGGATTCCCCTCGCCACCGTAGGTGCGATTGAATTTCTGGCACCGGTCGCGATGGCCGCAGCCGGGGTCCGCAGCCTCAGGAACCTTGTTGCGTTGTCTGCAGCAAGCCTGGGTGCATTCTCATTGTCAGAGATTCAGCTCTCGCAGGAACCGTTGGCACTCGCGTTCGCCCTCGCTAATTGCGCTCTATTCGGCTGCTACATAGCCTTGGGCCACAGATTCGCTCAGCAAGGCTCATCCACGGGTATTAACAGAGTTGGACTCTCCATGATGTTCGCGCTCGTCTTCATGACTCCCGTCGGAATCAGCGGTGCCTCTTCTTTCCTTCAACCGGTTCTGCTTGCAGCTGGCATAGGAGTGGGAATCTGTTCTTCAGTACTCTCATACGTCCTGGATCAATTTGCGATGTCGAGGTTGCCAAGGGCCACCTTTGCCCTTCTATTGTCCATCCTTCCTGCCATGGCGACTATCATTGGTGCGGTCGTACTTCGGCAACTCCCCACTCCGGGACAACTCGTCGGCATCCTTCTGATCATTGGCGGTGTGGCTTTTCACCAGCCAATGAGGGATAGCCCAGGGGCAAATACATGA
- a CDS encoding Mov34/MPN/PAD-1 family protein — protein MPVQKVVFQSDVVDSLLSYSRMAYPNEGILILRGKSKKGVAEVNSVMVPPAAVHGGTFSSFNWFMLPIDMSYLGVAHSHPSGNNTPSDQDLLHSTGRLMVIMGYPYATERDLGVYDHNGKRLPFEVKRG, from the coding sequence ATGCCCGTCCAAAAGGTCGTCTTCCAATCGGATGTAGTCGACAGCCTCCTCTCTTACTCGAGGATGGCCTACCCCAACGAGGGGATCCTGATTCTCCGAGGCAAGTCGAAGAAAGGGGTCGCAGAGGTGAACAGCGTTATGGTCCCCCCTGCGGCGGTCCACGGAGGCACCTTCTCGTCCTTCAACTGGTTCATGCTTCCCATCGACATGTCATACCTCGGCGTCGCGCACTCCCACCCGTCAGGCAACAACACCCCCTCGGACCAGGACCTGCTCCACTCCACTGGGAGGCTGATGGTTATCATGGGATACCCCTACGCGACCGAAAGGGACCTTGGAGTCTACGACCACAACGGGAAGAGGCTACCTTTCGAAGTAAAGCGCGGGTAG